One region of Pirellulales bacterium genomic DNA includes:
- a CDS encoding LptF/LptG family permease: MPNTPGRFVLSFGRSFSPTAGASMFILYRYLLRQFLQIFLICFCSMDGLYIVIDAFTNLEEFISYGERHGGVFAVIGKYYVYRSLSFFDATSGIVALIAAMFTLAMFQRFNELTALLAAGISQRRIIKPIVYAALVISLLAAASRELVIPRVRDKLALDSHDLGGERAKELRPKRDDSTDILLRGKQTVAKARQIIEPNFMLPQSLDAPYKQLQAADAYYLPADAKHPSGYLMTGLTQPKDLAKRPSLLDKNGKPLVLSPHDYHWLKEDQCFVPSDITFEQLVGADDWLRYASFLELVAGLRNRSLALGADVAVAIHARPLQPLLDMTLLFLGLPLMLQRGKNVFAAIGMCVGLVVAFLMLVMGAQYLGSSYWISPSLAAWLPLMVFVPLAIAMSDPLRE; the protein is encoded by the coding sequence TTGCCCAATACTCCCGGCCGTTTTGTCTTGTCATTTGGCCGGTCTTTTTCGCCCACCGCCGGCGCGAGCATGTTCATCCTCTACCGATACCTGCTCCGCCAATTCTTGCAGATTTTCTTGATCTGCTTTTGCAGCATGGATGGGCTGTATATCGTGATCGATGCGTTCACGAATTTGGAAGAGTTTATTAGCTATGGGGAAAGACACGGCGGCGTGTTCGCGGTGATCGGGAAATACTACGTCTACCGAAGCCTGTCGTTTTTCGACGCCACCAGCGGAATCGTGGCCTTGATCGCGGCGATGTTTACGCTGGCGATGTTCCAGCGATTCAACGAACTGACGGCCCTTTTGGCGGCGGGTATTTCCCAGCGGCGGATCATCAAGCCGATCGTGTATGCGGCGCTAGTGATTAGTCTGCTTGCGGCCGCGAGCCGCGAACTGGTGATTCCACGCGTGCGCGACAAGTTGGCTCTCGATTCGCACGATCTGGGCGGCGAGCGGGCCAAAGAACTCCGCCCCAAGCGCGACGATTCGACCGACATCCTCCTCCGCGGCAAGCAGACCGTCGCCAAAGCCCGGCAAATCATCGAGCCAAATTTCATGCTCCCCCAGTCGCTCGATGCCCCTTACAAACAGCTTCAAGCGGCCGACGCCTATTACCTTCCGGCCGATGCCAAGCATCCGAGCGGCTATCTTATGACTGGGCTCACGCAGCCGAAGGATTTGGCCAAGCGGCCGTCGCTGTTGGACAAAAACGGCAAGCCGCTCGTGCTGTCGCCGCACGACTATCATTGGCTGAAGGAGGACCAATGCTTTGTGCCGAGCGATATCACGTTCGAACAACTCGTCGGGGCCGACGATTGGCTGCGCTACGCCTCGTTCCTAGAATTAGTAGCCGGGTTGCGTAATCGGAGCTTGGCGCTGGGGGCCGACGTGGCGGTGGCAATCCATGCTCGGCCGCTACAGCCGCTGTTGGATATGACACTGTTGTTTCTCGGTTTGCCGTTGATGTTGCAGCGGGGGAAGAATGTTTTCGCGGCGATTGGAATGTGCGTCGGATTGGTGGTGGCGTTTCTGATGTTGGTGATGGGGGCGCAATATTTGGGGTCGA
- a CDS encoding amidase family protein, whose amino-acid sequence MPDGRTAIVSSVWKHPPSAATIARHIAAGELSAVEVLEPHLTRIEDVDRKLNAVVVRRFDAARAEARAVDDCRRRGSPLGPLAGVPITVKECFQLAGTATTLGVRRRTNSTARTDGTLVARLRAAGAIVVGKTNVPQLMLLYETDNPLFGRTNNPWDIGRAAGGSSGGEAAIIAAGGVPLGLGSDLGGSIRQPAHVCGIHGLKPTGGRITCAGSSNALEGFNAFPIQPGPMARHVEDLALAMRVLTGADSGSADSRSADATDGFEFSSRGKSGWIDTDVPPVAWRDPADVEVGSLRVAYWTEDGYFPAAPAARRAVVEAAAAVRSHGATVEPFDPPDVGEAMRLYFGLTGADGGRGIRELLGSSRVDWRLRRLLRWARLPRSLRPMVCSLLELIGEGRTAQLVRAAGAISARTYWRLVAERQRYLRQFLNRMRLGRFDAILTPPYATAAVPHGSSLVMLPAASYALLPNLLDLPAGVVAATRVREHEESDRPARRDRCDRAAIAAERSSVGLPMGVQVIGLPWREDLVLALMAALESHFRTQPGYPLQPGI is encoded by the coding sequence ATGCCCGACGGTCGCACGGCGATTGTTTCATCCGTCTGGAAGCATCCGCCGAGCGCCGCGACCATCGCTCGGCATATCGCCGCCGGCGAGCTATCCGCCGTCGAAGTGCTCGAGCCGCATCTCACGCGAATCGAAGATGTCGATCGGAAGCTGAATGCCGTTGTCGTGCGGCGGTTCGACGCGGCGCGGGCCGAAGCGCGGGCGGTCGACGATTGCCGCCGCCGCGGCTCGCCTCTTGGGCCGTTGGCCGGAGTGCCGATCACCGTCAAGGAATGTTTCCAACTCGCGGGCACGGCGACAACGCTGGGCGTTCGCCGCCGCACGAACTCCACCGCCCGCACCGATGGAACGCTCGTCGCCCGATTGCGGGCTGCCGGCGCGATCGTCGTCGGCAAGACGAATGTGCCGCAGCTCATGTTGCTCTACGAGACGGACAATCCGCTCTTCGGCCGAACGAACAATCCCTGGGATATTGGCCGTGCGGCAGGCGGTTCGAGCGGCGGCGAGGCGGCCATTATTGCTGCCGGCGGCGTGCCGCTTGGCTTGGGGAGCGATCTCGGCGGCAGCATCCGCCAACCGGCCCATGTTTGCGGAATTCATGGCCTGAAGCCCACCGGCGGCCGCATCACTTGCGCTGGCAGCTCGAATGCACTCGAGGGTTTCAATGCCTTTCCAATCCAACCCGGCCCGATGGCGCGGCATGTCGAGGATTTGGCGCTAGCGATGCGCGTGCTGACCGGGGCCGATAGTGGCTCGGCCGACAGTCGCTCGGCCGATGCGACCGATGGATTTGAATTCTCCAGCCGTGGCAAGTCGGGTTGGATCGACACGGACGTGCCACCGGTGGCATGGCGCGATCCGGCGGATGTGGAAGTCGGATCGCTGCGCGTCGCGTATTGGACGGAGGATGGTTATTTCCCGGCGGCGCCGGCAGCGCGCCGCGCGGTGGTCGAAGCGGCGGCGGCGGTGCGGTCGCACGGGGCCACGGTCGAACCATTCGATCCGCCCGATGTCGGCGAGGCGATGCGGTTGTATTTCGGATTAACCGGCGCGGATGGCGGCCGAGGAATTCGCGAGTTGCTCGGCTCGAGCCGCGTCGATTGGCGCCTTCGCCGCTTGCTGCGCTGGGCTCGATTGCCACGTTCGCTACGGCCGATGGTTTGTTCGCTATTGGAATTGATCGGCGAAGGGCGTACGGCCCAATTGGTGCGCGCGGCCGGGGCGATTTCCGCCCGCACGTATTGGCGGCTGGTGGCGGAGCGGCAACGTTATTTGCGGCAATTTTTGAACCGCATGCGGCTCGGCCGATTCGATGCGATCCTCACGCCCCCCTATGCGACCGCGGCAGTGCCGCATGGTTCGTCGCTCGTCATGCTTCCGGCGGCCAGCTATGCGCTGTTGCCCAACCTGCTCGATCTGCCGGCCGGCGTTGTCGCGGCCACCCGGGTTCGCGAGCACGAGGAGAGCGATCGCCCGGCACGCCGCGACCGCTGCGATCGAGCCGCGATCGCTGCCGAGCGATCCAGCGTCGGGCTGCCGATGGGCGTGCAAGTAATCGGGTTGCCGTGGCGAGAAGACCTGGTGTTGGCGCTGATGGCCGCGCTCGAATCTCACTTCCGTACTCAGCCCGGCTACCCCTTGCAACCGGGGATTTAA
- a CDS encoding beta-galactosidase trimerization domain-containing protein: MIRAICFMVLFLAPVRSFAQDDAYAKYVTTSRDFQPVKQDKAWALKAFPSWTVMPWYYQWNIGFNDASGRFQIENGMNGSFCDRGSDGRLDWIDKFQLRFYMDHTAGKGDLHQGADEFIRRYKSRIEGTGVRVQPVNDAMLARLEKIMRGNIGEVERSPFRGAYALDDEISWGHFTHPSMWRLTDDGTAYAKWQTEIYGTSAPKWTSWIGYNDILPKLRQWDIAHFDASQLMDQWTFNDSYWLNFIGDLVAYSNTLDPATPCGFVGGQAPSAFGGYDYAKLMRKVQYLESYNAGDSQSIIRGLNPHNALPAVTTFFYTSSADSIWQTWKYLANGNKGFICWVEHWFDGKTPRPWIAEVGPHWKEAEKVSQKLSGAEWIDDGVALYYNHASIQLGWIMDAESHGKTWINRNGDDRLGGSHLVRHAWINMLRDEGIQFGWLSYVDLIQHGVPAKYKVLILPATLCLSDAEAREIKKFCAGGGTVIADYLPGLWDQHGKGRAGGGVLDEMFGVRHDPKMTAGDIFGNRLWCETDQDANFGYKTYDELLTRGNTSIKDASGFDKAVRSMGVAHATRFGKGTAVLMNLSPQWYNAYRVAGSAAAAKRSVFMKPLHDAGIRRWVEIKNPGDEEFGYEITYWSIAGRTFAFVVMEPEIAVSGVGGGNAVGLKTATQPITLHFAAPIRDARDERSGKSLGSGADFPFDWKLNEAVVVSFAGDPPRSAPAADANLRR, translated from the coding sequence ATGATCCGTGCGATTTGCTTCATGGTATTGTTTCTCGCCCCGGTTCGATCGTTCGCGCAAGACGACGCATATGCGAAGTACGTAACGACGTCTCGCGATTTTCAGCCGGTGAAACAAGACAAGGCTTGGGCGCTAAAGGCATTTCCCAGTTGGACTGTGATGCCCTGGTATTACCAGTGGAATATCGGCTTCAACGATGCGTCTGGCCGGTTTCAGATCGAAAATGGAATGAACGGCTCGTTTTGCGACCGTGGCAGCGACGGCCGGCTCGATTGGATCGATAAATTCCAGCTCCGCTTCTACATGGACCACACGGCCGGCAAGGGAGATTTGCACCAAGGGGCCGACGAATTCATCCGCCGCTACAAAAGCCGCATCGAGGGGACAGGCGTTCGCGTTCAGCCGGTGAACGATGCGATGCTCGCGCGGCTCGAGAAGATCATGCGGGGCAACATCGGCGAAGTCGAGCGTTCGCCGTTTCGCGGAGCCTATGCCCTCGACGACGAAATCTCGTGGGGGCATTTCACGCATCCATCGATGTGGCGGCTCACCGACGACGGCACCGCGTACGCCAAATGGCAGACGGAAATCTACGGCACGAGCGCGCCGAAATGGACCTCGTGGATCGGCTACAACGATATCCTGCCCAAGCTCCGCCAATGGGATATCGCCCATTTCGATGCCAGCCAACTCATGGATCAATGGACCTTCAACGATTCGTATTGGCTCAATTTCATCGGCGATCTTGTCGCTTATTCGAACACGCTCGACCCGGCCACGCCGTGCGGCTTCGTCGGCGGACAAGCCCCGAGCGCGTTCGGCGGCTACGACTACGCCAAGCTGATGCGCAAGGTGCAATATCTCGAGTCGTACAACGCCGGCGATTCGCAATCGATCATTCGCGGTCTGAATCCGCACAACGCTCTGCCCGCCGTCACCACGTTTTTCTACACTTCCTCGGCCGACAGCATTTGGCAAACGTGGAAATACCTGGCCAATGGCAACAAGGGCTTCATTTGCTGGGTCGAGCATTGGTTCGACGGCAAAACGCCACGGCCCTGGATCGCGGAAGTCGGCCCGCACTGGAAAGAAGCGGAAAAGGTGAGCCAGAAGCTCTCCGGGGCCGAATGGATCGACGACGGCGTGGCACTCTATTACAACCACGCCTCAATCCAATTGGGCTGGATCATGGATGCCGAATCGCACGGCAAAACATGGATCAACCGCAATGGCGACGATCGCCTCGGCGGCTCGCATCTCGTGCGCCACGCTTGGATCAACATGCTCCGCGATGAAGGGATTCAGTTCGGCTGGCTCAGCTACGTCGATCTGATCCAGCATGGCGTTCCCGCGAAATACAAAGTGCTGATTCTGCCGGCGACGTTATGCCTTTCCGATGCCGAGGCGCGAGAGATCAAGAAATTCTGCGCCGGCGGCGGCACCGTGATCGCCGATTATCTGCCGGGCCTGTGGGATCAGCATGGCAAGGGGCGGGCCGGGGGCGGCGTGCTCGACGAGATGTTCGGCGTCCGCCATGATCCGAAAATGACCGCCGGCGATATCTTCGGCAACCGGCTTTGGTGTGAAACCGATCAAGACGCCAACTTCGGCTACAAGACCTACGACGAACTATTGACGCGTGGCAACACGTCGATCAAAGACGCGAGCGGATTCGACAAGGCGGTGCGCTCGATGGGCGTGGCGCACGCGACGCGCTTCGGCAAGGGAACCGCCGTGCTGATGAACCTGTCGCCGCAATGGTACAACGCCTACCGCGTCGCCGGATCCGCTGCCGCGGCGAAGCGATCCGTGTTCATGAAGCCGCTCCACGATGCCGGCATCCGCCGCTGGGTGGAAATCAAGAACCCCGGCGACGAGGAATTCGGCTACGAAATCACCTATTGGTCTATCGCGGGCCGCACGTTCGCATTCGTCGTGATGGAGCCGGAAATCGCCGTCAGCGGCGTCGGCGGCGGCAACGCCGTTGGACTGAAAACCGCGACCCAGCCGATCACGCTTCACTTCGCCGCCCCGATTCGCGATGCCCGCGACGAGCGGAGCGGCAAATCGCTCGGCAGCGGCGCCGATTTTCCGTTCGATTGGAAGCTGAACGAAGCCGTCGTCGTGTCGTTCGCCGGCGATCCGCCGCGAAGTGCACCGGCCGCCGATGCCAACCTTCGCCGTTAG
- the mraZ gene encoding division/cell wall cluster transcriptional repressor MraZ yields MLLTGTFVRSIDEKMRLAVPKQLREALGTAAEGTLYVTPHTDGSLAIYTEDSLSQVADHLSAASPAGQDVRDFNRLFYARAQRVEIDDQGRIRIPAELSTLAGLGREAVLLGVQDHMELWDKKHWEEYLAKRQQRFDQIAEAAFTARGQV; encoded by the coding sequence ATGCTTCTCACCGGGACATTCGTCCGGTCGATCGATGAGAAGATGAGGCTGGCCGTCCCGAAGCAGCTCCGCGAGGCATTGGGCACCGCGGCGGAAGGAACGTTGTACGTCACGCCGCACACCGACGGATCGTTGGCGATTTATACGGAGGACTCGCTTTCGCAAGTGGCGGATCACCTGTCGGCCGCTTCTCCCGCTGGACAAGACGTGCGCGATTTCAATCGATTGTTCTATGCCCGGGCCCAGCGGGTGGAGATCGACGATCAGGGGCGGATTCGCATTCCCGCCGAATTGAGCACACTGGCCGGCTTGGGCCGCGAGGCGGTTTTACTCGGCGTGCAGGATCACATGGAGCTGTGGGACAAGAAGCACTGGGAAGAATATCTAGCGAAGCGGCAGCAGCGATTCGATCAGATTGCCGAGGCGGCGTTTACGGCCCGCGGTCAAGTGTAA
- a CDS encoding glycosyltransferase produces MAGAKHPASEGRNSEPFDRERLPNRIAFCITDLDVGGAERFLVELATRIDRRFFEPMVFCLEPRPVGAGESLVARLGVANVPVCFLGARRIVDACRVLGRLRSELRRQRPALVQTFLWHANVWGPIAARRLAAQHAPMSYVPIVTGLRVAEPRRRWRRPLERWAGRWAARHVAVSEGVARFAREQVGLAAEKILVIPNGIDVKRIPALPIDPPRLGLRAGRRFLLFVGRLDSDDQKGAARLLEDARSLLNRLEEHDLVFVGDGPRLDALRRRAGELGVQDRIHWLGWRSDLPAIIAAAEMLVAPSRWEGMSNTVLEAMAGGKPVVALQSEGIAELLGDLVQQHSAAPQVVSAGDWLGFIDRIAAIAGDAELCKRLGAANRARAESKFRLADVVIAYERLYWQLIGGSAASFGAK; encoded by the coding sequence ATGGCAGGCGCAAAACATCCAGCGAGCGAAGGCCGCAACAGTGAACCTTTCGACCGCGAACGCCTTCCCAATCGCATCGCTTTTTGCATCACCGACCTGGATGTTGGCGGGGCCGAGCGATTTCTCGTCGAACTGGCGACGCGAATCGATCGCCGCTTCTTCGAGCCGATGGTTTTTTGCCTCGAACCGCGACCGGTCGGAGCGGGCGAATCGCTTGTCGCGCGTCTTGGGGTTGCGAATGTGCCCGTATGTTTCTTGGGCGCTCGCAGAATTGTGGACGCATGCCGCGTGCTCGGCCGATTGCGGAGCGAATTGCGTCGGCAACGGCCAGCGTTAGTGCAAACGTTTCTGTGGCACGCCAATGTTTGGGGGCCGATCGCGGCCCGAAGACTCGCCGCACAGCACGCGCCGATGTCTTACGTGCCGATCGTCACCGGTTTGCGCGTCGCGGAGCCACGGCGCCGTTGGCGACGGCCTTTGGAGCGATGGGCCGGGCGCTGGGCGGCGCGGCATGTCGCTGTGAGCGAGGGAGTGGCTCGGTTCGCGCGGGAACAGGTCGGCCTCGCCGCGGAAAAAATCCTGGTGATCCCCAACGGCATCGATGTCAAACGGATTCCTGCACTCCCGATCGATCCACCGCGGCTCGGATTGCGGGCCGGCAGACGGTTCTTGCTGTTTGTCGGCCGGTTGGACAGCGACGATCAGAAAGGGGCCGCGCGGCTTCTCGAAGATGCGCGGTCGCTACTGAACAGGCTCGAAGAACACGATCTGGTTTTCGTCGGCGACGGGCCGCGGCTCGATGCGCTGCGCCGGCGGGCGGGCGAACTCGGTGTGCAGGATCGCATCCATTGGCTCGGTTGGCGGAGCGATTTGCCTGCGATTATCGCGGCTGCGGAGATGCTCGTCGCCCCATCGCGATGGGAAGGAATGTCGAACACCGTGCTCGAGGCGATGGCCGGCGGCAAACCGGTCGTCGCCCTACAGAGTGAAGGAATCGCGGAACTCCTCGGTGATCTCGTGCAACAACACTCCGCCGCGCCGCAGGTCGTTTCCGCCGGCGATTGGCTCGGTTTCATCGATCGGATCGCAGCAATTGCCGGCGATGCGGAGCTTTGCAAACGGCTCGGAGCGGCGAACCGCGCTCGGGCGGAAAGCAAGTTTCGGTTGGCCGACGTGGTGATCGCCTACGAGCGGTTGTATTGGCAGCTGATCGGTGGCTCTGCCGCGTCATTTGGAGCGAAATAA
- the queA gene encoding tRNA preQ1(34) S-adenosylmethionine ribosyltransferase-isomerase QueA, protein MSELDAYDYELPHELIAQEPLAHRADARLLVVDRARDELSHRHVRDLPEILRAGDLMVLNDTRVVPARLVGHRTMTGGRWEGLFLSVDEQGLWRLLARGRGKMAIGETITLVNAEGRDDIRLRLVERAEGGVWIMHAESDRPALEVLDRVGRVPLPPYIRHGEMAPADRERYQTVFARQPGAVAAPTAGLHFTDELLRRAEAAGIGTCFVTLHVGLDTFRPVTAERLADHSMHREWGELGEATAEKINVCRAHGGRAVAVGTTSVRVLETAAQGNSGSAESVSPWSGLTDLFIRPPYRFRLVDALLTNFHLPRTTLLVLVHTFGGDRLLKRAYAEAIAHGYRFYSYGDAMLIV, encoded by the coding sequence ATGTCTGAACTCGATGCCTACGACTACGAACTGCCGCATGAATTGATCGCCCAGGAGCCGCTCGCGCATCGGGCCGATGCGCGGCTGCTGGTCGTCGACCGCGCGCGGGACGAGCTATCGCACCGCCATGTCCGCGATCTGCCGGAAATTCTGCGGGCCGGCGATTTGATGGTGCTGAACGACACGCGGGTCGTTCCCGCCCGGCTGGTGGGCCATCGCACGATGACGGGCGGCCGCTGGGAAGGCCTGTTTCTGAGCGTCGACGAGCAAGGGTTGTGGCGTCTGTTGGCTCGCGGACGGGGAAAAATGGCCATCGGCGAAACCATCACGCTCGTCAATGCCGAGGGCCGCGACGATATTCGCCTCCGCTTGGTCGAGCGGGCCGAGGGCGGCGTTTGGATCATGCATGCCGAATCCGATCGGCCAGCGCTCGAGGTGCTCGATCGCGTCGGCCGGGTGCCGCTGCCGCCCTACATCCGGCATGGCGAAATGGCGCCGGCCGATCGCGAGCGTTATCAAACCGTGTTCGCCCGGCAACCGGGAGCCGTCGCCGCCCCAACCGCCGGTCTGCATTTTACCGACGAACTGCTTCGCCGCGCCGAAGCGGCCGGAATCGGCACTTGTTTCGTCACGCTCCACGTCGGCCTCGACACGTTTCGGCCGGTCACCGCCGAGCGGCTCGCCGACCATTCGATGCACCGCGAATGGGGCGAGCTCGGCGAAGCCACGGCCGAAAAAATCAACGTTTGCCGCGCCCACGGCGGCCGAGCGGTAGCCGTTGGGACTACGTCGGTCCGTGTGCTCGAAACCGCCGCTCAAGGAAACAGCGGTTCGGCCGAATCGGTTTCCCCCTGGAGCGGGTTGACCGACTTGTTCATTCGGCCCCCGTATCGTTTCCGATTGGTCGACGCGCTGCTGACGAATTTTCACCTCCCGCGCACCACGCTCTTGGTGCTAGTCCACACCTTTGGCGGCGATAGGCTATTGAAGCGAGCCTACGCCGAAGCAATCGCCCACGGCTACCGCTTCTACAGCTATGGCGACGCAATGCTGATCGTTTGA
- a CDS encoding phosphoesterase, with protein MLEAQTEHVLVVPTELFHRLGHFQGFSPDVERYLAELLSPEHTSYRPRPEVEQNPSFKQLIPYVIFRHRDAAGRTALFQYTRGSGMGEARLHSKRSVGVGGHISADDRTSDAAAPYFEGMRRELSEEVIVDSPSTERCVGLINDDESPVGQVHLGVVHLVDVERPAVFPRESEIIKAGFRPVEEMLADLSQFETWSQICLRALFWTTDNFAHRQSQWRPNNQP; from the coding sequence GTGCTGGAAGCGCAAACCGAACACGTGTTGGTCGTGCCCACGGAGTTGTTTCACCGGCTCGGGCATTTTCAGGGCTTCTCGCCCGATGTCGAGCGCTATCTTGCCGAACTGCTGAGCCCGGAGCACACCAGCTATCGGCCGCGGCCGGAGGTGGAGCAGAACCCGAGCTTCAAGCAGTTGATCCCCTACGTCATCTTTCGGCATCGCGATGCCGCAGGCCGCACGGCGCTGTTTCAGTACACGCGGGGCAGCGGCATGGGCGAGGCCCGGCTGCACAGCAAGCGAAGCGTCGGCGTCGGCGGGCATATCTCGGCCGACGATCGCACCAGCGACGCCGCGGCGCCCTATTTCGAAGGAATGCGCCGCGAATTGAGCGAAGAGGTGATCGTCGATTCGCCGTCGACCGAGCGATGCGTCGGGTTGATCAACGACGATGAGTCCCCCGTCGGCCAAGTCCATTTGGGCGTCGTGCATTTGGTCGACGTCGAGCGGCCGGCCGTCTTTCCGCGCGAGAGCGAAATCATCAAGGCCGGGTTCCGGCCGGTCGAGGAAATGCTGGCCGATCTGAGCCAATTCGAAACTTGGTCGCAGATTTGCCTGCGGGCACTGTTTTGGACCACCGACAATTTCGCGCATCGGCAGAGCCAATGGCGCCCAAACAATCAGCCGTAA